From one Oncorhynchus clarkii lewisi isolate Uvic-CL-2024 chromosome 6, UVic_Ocla_1.0, whole genome shotgun sequence genomic stretch:
- the LOC139412325 gene encoding collagen alpha-1(V) chain, translating into MGNQDLKDPGVVLDSLVFLVYLESWVLEASLGLRVQKESLGELGSSGIPGTKGHRGFSGLGGAPGRAGPPGAQGPPGKSGQDVSPGPPGDRGFTGKDGVEGRQGPVGMYGYPGAVGLTGRPGHFGERGEPGVRGPAGIPGKSGPPGLKGSHGERGPAGPQGRQGDNGLNGIQGSPGPPGLPGPEGRTGKPGPPGSQGPLGPQVLAGPTGFPGTPGIDGVTGQVGENGVQGAAGPVGDSGPSGLDGQQGPPGTVGEEGPSGRKGKPGAPGPFGKAGPNGLQGEPGPQGSQGIQGEPGPRGKEGEMGGFGNRGYPGPKGQKGDIGPRGFSWSEGPPGALGDNGKRGVKGEKGYVGLRGQVGLMGEAGPSGLSGLEGVPGPFGLAGADGPQGQKGDKGPYGMAGNPGNSGLKGMSGISGVNGDMGKHGPKGVRGGMGRQGEIGPKGFPGLKGPKDEPGDKGEPGEQGPEGLPGDRGPQASPGLKGLPGEVGPQGTVGPPGPLGPKGQTGPEGRLGQKGQKGYDGRNGYPGKTGHIGRRGNRGKTGSKGLGGERGEKGKRGDFGSTGPPGRQGPYGTPGLQGEKGLMGGPGIEGEKGKMGLTGPPGGQGLKGTQGPLGQTGRAGLKGEQGDIGPHGEWGTPGLPGLPGLFGEKGLKGFAGTAGPVGVRGLPGLPGPPGPPGTSLNLSLAQLKASRW; encoded by the exons ATGGGAAATCAGGACCTAAAGGACCCAGG GGTCGTACTGGACAGCCTGGTCTTTTTGGTATACCTGGAATCCTG GGTTTTAGAGGCCTCATTGGGACTGAGGGTGCAGAAGGAAAGCCTG GGTGAGCTTGGTTCTTCTGGTATTCCTGGAACTAAAGGACACAGA GGATTTTCAGGTCTGGGGGGAGCACCAGGACGAGCAGGTCCCCCAGGTGCTCAG GGTCCTCCAGGAAAGTCTGGACAAGACGTCAGTCCTGGGCCACCTGGTGATAGG gGCTTCACAGGGAAAGATGGCGTGGAGGGTCGCCAGGGGCCAGTGGGCATGTAT GGCTACCCAGGAGCAGTGGGTTTAACTGGGAGACCTGGTCATTTTGGAGAGAGG GGGGAACCTGGTGTGAGAGGTCCCGCTGGTATCCCTGGGAAGAGTGGACCACCA GGGTTAAAGGGATCTCATGGAGAGAGAGGGCCGGCTGGACCTCAG GGTCGTCAAGGAGACAATGGACTCAATGGCATACAGGGGTCACCA GGTCCTCCAGGCCTACCAGGGCCAGAGGGCAGGACAGGAAAGCCAGGCCCCCCAGGAAGCCAGGGGCCTCTGGGGCCTCAGGTGCTAGCCGGACCCACCGGGTTTCCA GGCACTCCTGGGATAGATGGAGTAACGGGGCAGGTTGGAGAAAATGGAGTGCAG GGAGCAGCAGGGCCTGTTGGGGACAGTGGGCCATCTGGACTGGATGGACAGCAG GGTCCCCCAGGAACAGTTGGTGAGGAGGGGCCATCTGGCAGGAAGGGGAAACCG GGAGCTCCAGGTCCCTTTGGAAAGGCAGGGCCGAATGGACTACAGGGGGAGCCAGGGCCACAGGGCTCCCAGGGGATACAGGGTGAGCCTGGGCCAAGGGGCAAAGAG ggagagatgggaggtttCGGCAACAGAGGATATCCTGGTCCTAAAGGACAAAAG GGGGACATAGGACCTCGTGGATTTTCTTGGTCGGAGGGGCCCCCAGGAGCTCTTGGGGACAATGGGAAAAGAGGAGTGAAGGGAGAGAAGGGCTACGTAGGACTACGA GGCCAGGTGGGGTTGATGGGGGAAGCTGGACCATCGGGCTTGTCTGGACTGGAA GGTGTTCCAGGACCTTTTGGATTGGCTGGGGCTGATGGACCACAAGGGCAGAAG GGGGACAAAGGCCCTTATGGTATGGCTGGGAACCCTGGAAACTCAGGCCTTAAG GGGATGTCAGGCATCAGTGGAGTGAATGGTGACATGGGGAAACATGGACCAAAG GGAGTGCGGGGAGGcatggggagacagggagagattggtcCAAAGGGTTTCCCGGGACTTAAGGGGCCCAAAGACGAGCCTGGAGATAAAGGAGAACCAGGAGAGCAG GGGCCAGAGGGTCTTCCAGGCGACAGGGGGCCCCAAGCGTCTCCTGGATTGAAG GGTTTGCCTGGTGAGGTGGGGCCTCAGGGAACTGTTGGCCCACCAGGACCTTTG GGACCAAAAGGTCAAACAGGCCCTGAGGGGAGACTAGGCCAGAAAGGTCAAAAG GGTTATGATGGTCGAAATGGGTATCCAGGAAAGACCGGACACATTGGAAGGAGG GGGAATAGAGGAAAAACTGGAAGCAAAGGcttaggtggagagagaggagaaaag GGAAAGAGGGGAGATTTTGGTTCAACCGGGCCTCCAGGAAGACAAGGGCCTTAT GGGACACCTGGCTTACAAGGAGAGAAGGGTCTAATGGGTGGACCAGGTATAGAG ggagagaaggggaagatgGGATTAACAGGTCCTCCTGGGGGTCAGGGGTTGAAG GGGACACAAGGCCCTTTGGGTCAGACAGGGAGGGCTGGCCTAAAAGGAGAACAA GGAGACATTGGTCCTCATGGGGAATGGGGGACCCCAGGTCTACCTGGACTGCCT GGTTTGTTTGGAGAAAAG GGTCTAAAAGGATTTGCTGGAACAGCAGGTCCTGTTGGAGTGAGAGGCCTGCCT GGCCTCCCTGGACCTCCTGGCCCCCCTGGaacctctctgaatctctctctggcACAACTCAAGGCAAGTCGTTGGTAA
- the LOC139410778 gene encoding mannosidase, alpha, class 1B, member 1b isoform X1: MHSPSRKEFVSLTFTGSGNYNNKQWRRQSCWRKWKQLSRLQRNLILFTVALMLVCGIATYPTVTEHFRGLTVVVKEDEGHVLKLVIPEVLPESDKQNQPLVPEPPSEKQKRPPHKRGPPGLQNRLQKKGTGAAIQVEENPIQEAKKADKEKGEKPLVKRGALIEADQATEGGTAKEAENKVAVPAVEQGDHSHEPEFDRLEAVRDAFRHAWKGYKEFAWGQDELRPISKSYGEWFGLGLTLIDALDTMWILNLREEFEEAKTWVSTELSFNKNVDVNLFESTIRILGGLLSTYHLTGDALFLDKAKDIGTRLMPAFNTPSKIPYSDVNIGKGTAHPPRWTSDSTVAEVTSIQLEFRELSRLTQDTRYRAAVDKVMQKVHKLEGKQDGLVPMFINTNSGQFTHLGVFTLGARADSYYEYLLKQWIQGGQKETELLEDYLQALEGVKKNLLKKSSPNSLTFVGELSHGQFSPKMDHLVCFLPGTLALGAHHGLPADHMELAKQLMETCYQMYAQMETGLSPEIVHFNMHEGSIRDVDVKLADRHNLLRPETVESLFYLYRFTKDRKYRDWGWEILQNFNKYTKVSTGGYTSINNVRDPEYPSPRDKMESFFLGETLKYFYLLFSDDPELVSLDKYVFNTEAHPLPIWPSAE; the protein is encoded by the exons ATGCACTCACCATCAAGGAAGGAATTTGTGTCTTTAACCTTCACTGGAAGTGGCAACTATAACAACAAACAGTGGAGAAGACAGTCCTGCTGGAGG AAATGGAAACAGTTATCCAGATTGCAGCGCAACCTCATCCTCTTCACCGTGGCTCTCATGTTAGTTTGTGGGATTGCCACTTACCCCACTGTCACAGAACACTTCAGAG GCCTTACTGTTGTTGTGAAGGAAGATGAGGGCCATGTTCTGAAACTGGTCATCCCTGAGGTCCTACCTGAGTCGGATAAACAGAACCAACCACTAGTACCAGAGCCACCTTCAGAG AAGCAGAAGAGGCCACCCCACAAGCGGGGGCCACCCGGCCTGCAGAACCGTCTGCAAAAGAAAGGCACCGGGGCAGCCATCCAGGTGGAGGAGAATCCAATTCAAGAAGCAAAGAAAGCTGACAAAGAAAAGGGAGAGAAGCCACTTGTTAA GCGTGGGGCCTTGATTGAGGCTGACCAAGCCACTGAAGGAGGAACTGCCAAGGAAGCAGAGAACAAGGTGGCAGTCCCAGCGGTTGAGCAAGGGGACCATTCACACGAGCCAg AATTCGATAGGCTTGAGGCAGTACGAGATGCTTTCAGACATGCGTGGAAGGGATACAAAGAGTTTGCCTGGGGCCAAGATGAGCTGAGGCCCATCTCTAAGTCTTATGGAGAGTGGTTTGGCCTGGGCTTGACCCTGATTGATGCACTGGACACCATGTGGATCCTCAACCTCAGAGAAG AGTTTGAGGAGGCTAAGACCTGGGTGTCAACGGAGCTCTCCTTCAATAAGAACGTTGATGTGAACCTTTTTGAGAGCACCATCCGTATCCTGGGCGGCTTGCTGAGCACTTACCATCTGACTGGAGACGCTCTGTTCCTGGACAAGGCT AAAGATATAGGAACGAGGTTAATGCCTGCCTTCAACACCCCGTCCAAGATCCCCTACTCAGATGTGAACATTGGGAAGGGTACGGCCCACCCCCCTCGATGGACGTCGGACAGCACTGTTGCTGAGGTCACCAGCATCCAGCTAGAGTTTAGGGAGCTGAGTCGCCTCACTCAGGACACACGCTACCGG GCTGCAGTGGATAAGGTCATGCAAAAAGTCCACAAGCTGGAAGGGAAGCAGGACGGCCTCGTCCCCATGTTCATCAACACCAACAGCGGCCAGTTCACCCATCTGGGGGTCTTCACCCTGGGCGCACGAGCAGATAGCTACTACGAATACCTCCTTAAACAGTGGATACAGGGAGGccagaaagagacaga ATTGCTGGAGGATTACCTGCAGGCCCTAGAGGGAGTGAAGAAGAACCTGCTTAAGAAGTCATCTCCTAACAGTCTGACCTTCGTAGGGGAGCTGTCCCATGGTCAGTTCAGCCCCAAAATG GACCACCTCGTGTGTTTCCTCCCTGGGACCCTGGCTCTAGGGGCCCACCACGGCCTGCCAGCCGACCACATGGAGCTGGCCAAGCAGCTGATGGAGACCTGCTACCAGATGTATGCCCAGATGGAGACTGGCTTGAGCCCTGAGATCGTCCACTTCAACATGCACGAGGGAAGCATCAGAGATGTAGACGTCAAG CTTGCAGACAGACACAACCTCCTTCGCCCTGAGACGGTGGAGAGCTTGTTTTATCTGTACAGGTTCACTAAGGACAGGAAGTACAGAGACTGGGGCTGGGAGATCCTCCAGAACTTCAACAAGTACACCAAG GTTTCTACTGGTGGCTACACATCCATCAACAACGTCCGGGACCCAGAGTACCCCAGCCCCCGGGACAAGATGGAGAGTTTCTTCCTGGGGGAGACTCTCAAGTacttctacctgctgttctcAGATGACCCGGAGCTGGTCAGTCTGGACAAGTATGTGTTCAACACAGAGGCCCACCCCCTGCCCATCTGGCCTTCTGCTGAGTGA
- the LOC139410778 gene encoding mannosidase, alpha, class 1B, member 1b isoform X2: protein MHSPSRKEFVSLTFTGSGNYNNKQWRRQSCWRKWKQLSRLQRNLILFTVALMLVCGIATYPTVTEHFRGLTVVVKEDEGHVLKLVIPEVLPESDKQNQPLVPEPPSEQKRPPHKRGPPGLQNRLQKKGTGAAIQVEENPIQEAKKADKEKGEKPLVKRGALIEADQATEGGTAKEAENKVAVPAVEQGDHSHEPEFDRLEAVRDAFRHAWKGYKEFAWGQDELRPISKSYGEWFGLGLTLIDALDTMWILNLREEFEEAKTWVSTELSFNKNVDVNLFESTIRILGGLLSTYHLTGDALFLDKAKDIGTRLMPAFNTPSKIPYSDVNIGKGTAHPPRWTSDSTVAEVTSIQLEFRELSRLTQDTRYRAAVDKVMQKVHKLEGKQDGLVPMFINTNSGQFTHLGVFTLGARADSYYEYLLKQWIQGGQKETELLEDYLQALEGVKKNLLKKSSPNSLTFVGELSHGQFSPKMDHLVCFLPGTLALGAHHGLPADHMELAKQLMETCYQMYAQMETGLSPEIVHFNMHEGSIRDVDVKLADRHNLLRPETVESLFYLYRFTKDRKYRDWGWEILQNFNKYTKVSTGGYTSINNVRDPEYPSPRDKMESFFLGETLKYFYLLFSDDPELVSLDKYVFNTEAHPLPIWPSAE, encoded by the exons ATGCACTCACCATCAAGGAAGGAATTTGTGTCTTTAACCTTCACTGGAAGTGGCAACTATAACAACAAACAGTGGAGAAGACAGTCCTGCTGGAGG AAATGGAAACAGTTATCCAGATTGCAGCGCAACCTCATCCTCTTCACCGTGGCTCTCATGTTAGTTTGTGGGATTGCCACTTACCCCACTGTCACAGAACACTTCAGAG GCCTTACTGTTGTTGTGAAGGAAGATGAGGGCCATGTTCTGAAACTGGTCATCCCTGAGGTCCTACCTGAGTCGGATAAACAGAACCAACCACTAGTACCAGAGCCACCTTCAGAG CAGAAGAGGCCACCCCACAAGCGGGGGCCACCCGGCCTGCAGAACCGTCTGCAAAAGAAAGGCACCGGGGCAGCCATCCAGGTGGAGGAGAATCCAATTCAAGAAGCAAAGAAAGCTGACAAAGAAAAGGGAGAGAAGCCACTTGTTAA GCGTGGGGCCTTGATTGAGGCTGACCAAGCCACTGAAGGAGGAACTGCCAAGGAAGCAGAGAACAAGGTGGCAGTCCCAGCGGTTGAGCAAGGGGACCATTCACACGAGCCAg AATTCGATAGGCTTGAGGCAGTACGAGATGCTTTCAGACATGCGTGGAAGGGATACAAAGAGTTTGCCTGGGGCCAAGATGAGCTGAGGCCCATCTCTAAGTCTTATGGAGAGTGGTTTGGCCTGGGCTTGACCCTGATTGATGCACTGGACACCATGTGGATCCTCAACCTCAGAGAAG AGTTTGAGGAGGCTAAGACCTGGGTGTCAACGGAGCTCTCCTTCAATAAGAACGTTGATGTGAACCTTTTTGAGAGCACCATCCGTATCCTGGGCGGCTTGCTGAGCACTTACCATCTGACTGGAGACGCTCTGTTCCTGGACAAGGCT AAAGATATAGGAACGAGGTTAATGCCTGCCTTCAACACCCCGTCCAAGATCCCCTACTCAGATGTGAACATTGGGAAGGGTACGGCCCACCCCCCTCGATGGACGTCGGACAGCACTGTTGCTGAGGTCACCAGCATCCAGCTAGAGTTTAGGGAGCTGAGTCGCCTCACTCAGGACACACGCTACCGG GCTGCAGTGGATAAGGTCATGCAAAAAGTCCACAAGCTGGAAGGGAAGCAGGACGGCCTCGTCCCCATGTTCATCAACACCAACAGCGGCCAGTTCACCCATCTGGGGGTCTTCACCCTGGGCGCACGAGCAGATAGCTACTACGAATACCTCCTTAAACAGTGGATACAGGGAGGccagaaagagacaga ATTGCTGGAGGATTACCTGCAGGCCCTAGAGGGAGTGAAGAAGAACCTGCTTAAGAAGTCATCTCCTAACAGTCTGACCTTCGTAGGGGAGCTGTCCCATGGTCAGTTCAGCCCCAAAATG GACCACCTCGTGTGTTTCCTCCCTGGGACCCTGGCTCTAGGGGCCCACCACGGCCTGCCAGCCGACCACATGGAGCTGGCCAAGCAGCTGATGGAGACCTGCTACCAGATGTATGCCCAGATGGAGACTGGCTTGAGCCCTGAGATCGTCCACTTCAACATGCACGAGGGAAGCATCAGAGATGTAGACGTCAAG CTTGCAGACAGACACAACCTCCTTCGCCCTGAGACGGTGGAGAGCTTGTTTTATCTGTACAGGTTCACTAAGGACAGGAAGTACAGAGACTGGGGCTGGGAGATCCTCCAGAACTTCAACAAGTACACCAAG GTTTCTACTGGTGGCTACACATCCATCAACAACGTCCGGGACCCAGAGTACCCCAGCCCCCGGGACAAGATGGAGAGTTTCTTCCTGGGGGAGACTCTCAAGTacttctacctgctgttctcAGATGACCCGGAGCTGGTCAGTCTGGACAAGTATGTGTTCAACACAGAGGCCCACCCCCTGCCCATCTGGCCTTCTGCTGAGTGA
- the LOC139411961 gene encoding collagen alpha-1(II) chain-like: protein MYLSDKPNYLLIQTLLDLLHQELHLLIDPPDGTKEHPATTCLELWLSQPNFTNGMYYIDPNQGSPADALLVYCDFTAAPKTCLSPLQPQVPVKAWLKDSGTNNSFHWLSSKEKGFQFEYLGPDVVQMRFLRLNSRLTSQNITYSCQPGNIQGPGEREVKFLADTQRQSYLGTLQDCVPSEELHSGGRREAVFQFESEDLDLLPLRDLAVFGSSDLTQEFGFTVGPVCFS, encoded by the exons ATGTACCTGTCAGACAAGCCCAACTACCTCCTGATCCAGACTCTGCTGGATTTATTGCACCAAGAACTGCACTTGCTCATAGATCCACCAGACGGCACCAAAGAACACCCGGCTACCACCTGCTTGGAGCTCTGGCTCTCCCAGCCCAACTTCACTAACG GGATGTATTACATTGATCCTAACCAAGGCAGCCCAGCTGATGCCCTTCTGGTGTACTGTGACTTCACTGCAGCACCAAAGACCTGTCTGTCTCCGCTCCAGCCTCAG GTGCCAGTAAAAGCATGGCTGAAGGATTCTGGGACAAATAACTCCTTTCATTGGTTGAGTTCAAAGGAAAAAGGCTTTCAG TTTGAGTATCTAGGACCCGACGTGGTGCAGATGAGATTCCTGAGGTTGAACAGCAGGCTCACCAGTCAGAACATCACCTACTCCTGCCAGCCTGGGAACATACAGGGACCAGGCGAAAGAGAGGTGAAGTTCCtggcagacacacaaagacagagttACCTGGGGACATTACAAGATTGTGTG CCCTCTGAGGAGCTGCATTCCGGAGGCCGTCGTGAGGCGGTGTTCCAGTTTGAGAGTGAGGACTTGGATCTGCTTCCCCTGAGAGATCTGGCAGTGTTCGGCAGCAGTGACCTCACACAGGAGTTTGGATTCACTGTTGGGCCTGTGTGCTTCAGCTAA